One Spiribacter halobius DNA segment encodes these proteins:
- a CDS encoding cobalamin B12-binding domain-containing protein — translation MSVVLARQITERSEAISGWVVASDYARRPELLERYGERGRELYLRDNAYHLSFLAEAVASGEPALFVDYVAWAKSMLLAHGVLVEDLVHNLRLLREALAVHLQGDDLSPALAPLDSALARLPDLPDAPPTFIDEGGRNAVLAQEYLERLLQGRRRDAGALIERALGDGVPLRQVYLDVFQRTQREVGRLWQLNRITVAEEHYCSAATQVLMSQLYPLVLEAPRNGRSVTAFCVADDLHEIGLRIVADFLELAGWDCDYIGANTPGAALIRQLERRTPDLVAVSVTMPYHVRALADFVEALRARPALAELPILVGGRPFLITDNLWQRIGASGWAADAEAAVDRADELVRGAA, via the coding sequence GTGAGCGTTGTCCTGGCACGCCAGATCACGGAGCGCAGCGAGGCGATCAGCGGCTGGGTGGTCGCGAGCGACTATGCGCGCCGCCCCGAGCTCCTGGAGCGCTATGGCGAGCGGGGTCGCGAGCTCTACCTGCGCGACAACGCCTATCACCTCTCCTTCCTTGCGGAGGCCGTGGCGAGCGGCGAGCCTGCGCTCTTTGTCGACTATGTGGCGTGGGCGAAGTCGATGCTCCTCGCGCACGGCGTGCTGGTGGAGGATCTGGTCCACAATCTGCGGCTGCTGCGTGAGGCGCTCGCCGTGCACCTCCAGGGCGATGACCTCTCGCCCGCGCTCGCTCCGCTCGATAGTGCGCTCGCGAGGCTGCCGGACCTGCCCGACGCCCCGCCGACGTTCATTGACGAGGGCGGGCGCAATGCGGTGCTCGCGCAGGAGTATCTGGAGCGGTTGCTCCAGGGCCGGCGCCGGGATGCTGGCGCCCTGATCGAGCGCGCACTCGGCGACGGCGTCCCCCTGAGGCAGGTCTACCTGGACGTGTTCCAGCGCACGCAGCGCGAGGTGGGCCGACTCTGGCAGCTGAACCGCATCACGGTCGCCGAGGAGCACTATTGCAGCGCCGCCACCCAGGTGCTGATGAGCCAGCTCTATCCGCTTGTGCTGGAGGCGCCCCGCAACGGGCGCAGCGTCACGGCGTTCTGCGTCGCTGACGATCTCCACGAGATCGGGCTTCGCATCGTCGCCGACTTCCTCGAGCTCGCAGGCTGGGACTGCGACTACATCGGCGCGAACACGCCGGGCGCGGCGCTCATCCGTCAGCTCGAGCGCCGCACGCCGGATCTGGTGGCGGTCTCGGTGACCATGCCCTATCACGTGCGCGCGCTCGCCGACTTCGTCGAGGCGCTGCGCGCCCGGCCCGCACTCGCCGAGTTGCCGATCCTGGTCGGCGGGCGCCCGTTCCTCATCACGGACAACCTTTGGCAGCGGATCGGCGCGAGCGGCTGGGCCGCGGATGCGGAGGCGGCGGTGGATCGGGCCGACGAGCTCGTGCGGGGGGCTGCGTGA
- a CDS encoding antibiotic biosynthesis monooxygenase family protein yields MRSAFVAMSRFAVVSDTVEAVKAAFRDRPGLVEEADGFLRLDVISPEEAPEEIWLITYWRDRESFLRWHHSPAHKASHRLIPRGLKLDRRRTGITYFEHVTD; encoded by the coding sequence ATGCGTTCAGCGTTCGTGGCAATGAGTCGCTTTGCCGTGGTCAGTGACACGGTCGAGGCGGTCAAGGCGGCCTTCCGGGACCGCCCGGGCCTGGTTGAGGAGGCGGATGGATTCCTGCGCCTCGATGTGATCAGCCCCGAGGAGGCGCCGGAGGAAATCTGGCTGATCACCTACTGGCGGGATCGCGAGAGCTTCCTGCGCTGGCATCACAGCCCGGCCCACAAGGCATCCCACCGGTTGATTCCGCGGGGGCTCAAGCTCGACCGCCGGCGCACCGGAATCACCTACTTCGAGCACGTCACCGACTGA
- a CDS encoding IS1595 family transposase, which produces MTVRDAAEGVGVRVDTAFRSRHRFLQAAVACQPRGVSGVLQVGETCLPDSKKGQRCPGRKGKKRGGEGSGRRRGDWVPVLVGRGRGLPATNDRVREAMNGEAVTDALRQVVAPGGQTLVCTDGHSAFLRLQSAPGVATRTFVASCHGHVRNRAHHVQTANQYHGTLRGWIPVALRGAATKYLPRHLGWMRLMSWAGRGARPREIVASALGRQVINR; this is translated from the coding sequence ATGACCGTGCGCGATGCCGCCGAGGGGGTAGGCGTGCGCGTGGATACCGCCTTTCGCTCGCGTCACCGCTTCCTTCAGGCCGCCGTCGCCTGCCAGCCCCGCGGGGTGTCGGGGGTACTGCAGGTGGGCGAGACCTGCTTACCCGACTCGAAGAAGGGCCAGCGCTGCCCGGGGCGCAAGGGGAAGAAGCGCGGCGGCGAGGGGTCCGGGCGACGGCGCGGAGACTGGGTGCCGGTACTCGTCGGCCGCGGGCGGGGGCTGCCCGCCACCAACGACCGGGTGCGCGAGGCCATGAACGGCGAGGCGGTCACCGACGCGCTGAGGCAGGTGGTTGCCCCCGGGGGGCAGACGCTGGTCTGCACTGATGGGCACTCGGCGTTCCTGCGCTTGCAGAGCGCGCCGGGTGTGGCCACGAGAACGTTCGTGGCGAGCTGCCACGGCCACGTCCGCAACCGGGCCCACCACGTGCAGACCGCGAATCAGTACCACGGCACGCTCAGGGGCTGGATCCCGGTGGCGCTGCGCGGGGCCGCCACCAAGTACCTCCCGCGCCACCTCGGCTGGATGCGCCTGATGAGCTGGGCTGGGCGAGGCGCAAGGCCGCGGGAAATCGTGGCATCCGCCCTCGGGAGGCAGGTCATCAACCGCTGA
- a CDS encoding type II toxin-antitoxin system TacA family antitoxin, with the protein MTAPTEREKERRLVARARPEVHQRIAEAAELQGATVSQFLLDAALERAAEVTERATRIATSREAFEHMMTVLDQPARPLPRLRKAAQRYRETVDGSDQERTT; encoded by the coding sequence ATGACAGCGCCCACTGAACGAGAGAAAGAGAGGCGGCTGGTCGCACGCGCCAGGCCGGAGGTCCATCAACGGATCGCGGAAGCGGCGGAACTCCAGGGCGCCACGGTTTCCCAGTTCTTGCTGGACGCCGCGTTGGAACGCGCGGCCGAGGTCACCGAACGCGCCACGCGGATCGCCACGAGCCGCGAGGCGTTCGAGCACATGATGACGGTCCTGGACCAGCCGGCACGGCCCCTGCCGCGCTTGAGGAAGGCGGCCCAGCGGTACAGGGAAACGGTGGATGGCTCGGATCAGGAAAGAACAACTTAG
- a CDS encoding GNAT family N-acetyltransferase, protein MARIRKEQLSKHHHRTAFDCGVEELNTFIQKTARRQDERHLVRTTVLVDPDRPERILAYDSTAPCEIAPPPGVRAWRKYPHPVPFLRIARLASDLSARGQGLGELALLAAIEDAATISREFTAIGGLVVDARDQKAAAFYGKYGFIRIEEDGLQLFLPIQDCISLMNDTDAE, encoded by the coding sequence ATGGCTCGGATCAGGAAAGAACAACTTAGCAAGCACCACCACCGCACGGCCTTTGACTGCGGGGTCGAGGAACTCAACACATTCATTCAGAAAACAGCGCGACGGCAGGACGAGCGGCATCTGGTCCGGACCACGGTGCTGGTCGATCCTGACCGGCCGGAACGCATTCTGGCCTACGACTCCACCGCGCCCTGCGAGATCGCGCCGCCACCCGGCGTCAGGGCCTGGAGGAAGTACCCGCACCCTGTACCCTTCCTGCGGATCGCCCGACTGGCGTCGGACCTGAGCGCCCGTGGCCAGGGACTGGGAGAGTTGGCTCTGCTCGCCGCCATTGAGGACGCGGCAACCATCTCCCGGGAATTCACCGCCATCGGCGGACTGGTGGTGGACGCCAGGGACCAGAAGGCCGCGGCCTTCTACGGGAAATACGGCTTTATCAGGATCGAGGAGGACGGACTCCAGCTCTTCCTGCCGATTCAGGACTGTATTTCACTCATGAATGACACGGACGCCGAATGA
- a CDS encoding Fic family protein, which yields MGERQGEHFPGPITVFQETRLPERATPAGYSALIDAYDLAVPLPRQLTATGQHHRITEGGGWRIMTPRHAPAATLDGHLTFALKYEGLDLAVLKRLFQATGPAPIVELVENRPTGGYARRIWFLHEWLLGAQLDLPDAQAGRYVPAVDPAQQWAIHGENSPRHRVRNNLPGTPAFCPLIFRTPALERSVELDLARRARELVADVPRDVIARTAAFLLLEDSKSSYAIEGEHPPQDRIQRWGRAIGEAGRHPLDEDELHRLQRTVIGDARFVTLGLRAEGGFVGEHDRQSRLPLPQHISARPEDLDALVEGLVAFDRGPAQALDPVLAAAALAFGFVYIHPFEDGNGRIHRYLIHHVLAERGFNPPGLVFPVSAAILDRLDDYRRVLETYSARLLPVIDWVPTETGNVHVRNDTGDFYRFFDATPQAEFLYSCVERTIEQDVPDEAAFLRQYDAFRSEVTAMVDMPDHTVDLLFRFLRQGDGRLSRRAREREFAALTDAEAARVEAVYERLFSEA from the coding sequence ATGGGTGAGCGGCAAGGAGAGCATTTTCCAGGGCCGATAACGGTTTTTCAGGAAACCCGGCTGCCGGAGCGGGCAACGCCAGCGGGGTACAGCGCGCTCATTGACGCGTATGACCTGGCGGTACCGCTTCCGCGGCAGCTGACGGCCACGGGCCAGCACCACCGGATCACCGAAGGCGGCGGTTGGCGCATCATGACCCCGCGTCATGCCCCGGCCGCGACGCTCGATGGCCACCTGACGTTCGCCCTGAAGTATGAGGGGCTGGATCTGGCGGTGCTCAAGCGCCTGTTCCAGGCAACGGGACCCGCACCCATCGTGGAGCTCGTGGAGAACAGGCCCACCGGGGGATACGCCCGGCGGATCTGGTTTCTCCATGAGTGGCTGCTCGGGGCGCAACTCGACCTCCCCGATGCGCAGGCGGGGCGTTACGTCCCGGCGGTGGACCCGGCCCAGCAGTGGGCGATTCACGGTGAGAACTCGCCGCGGCATCGGGTGCGAAACAACCTGCCGGGAACGCCGGCCTTCTGCCCGTTGATCTTCCGCACCCCGGCGCTGGAGCGCTCTGTCGAGCTTGATCTGGCCCGCCGGGCCCGTGAGCTCGTTGCTGACGTGCCGCGCGATGTCATCGCGCGCACGGCCGCCTTCCTGTTGCTCGAAGACTCGAAGTCCAGCTACGCGATTGAGGGCGAGCACCCGCCCCAGGACAGGATCCAGCGTTGGGGCCGGGCGATCGGTGAGGCCGGCCGGCATCCGCTGGACGAGGACGAACTGCACCGTCTCCAGCGTACCGTGATCGGCGATGCCCGCTTTGTGACGCTCGGCCTCCGAGCGGAAGGGGGCTTCGTTGGCGAGCATGACCGGCAGTCGCGCCTGCCGCTGCCGCAGCATATCAGCGCGCGCCCCGAGGACCTGGACGCCCTGGTTGAAGGACTGGTGGCCTTTGACCGCGGTCCCGCCCAGGCGCTCGACCCGGTGCTGGCGGCCGCCGCACTGGCCTTCGGCTTCGTCTACATTCATCCGTTTGAAGACGGCAACGGGCGGATCCACCGCTATCTCATTCACCACGTGCTGGCCGAGCGGGGCTTCAATCCGCCGGGACTTGTATTTCCCGTCTCCGCGGCGATCCTGGACCGCCTGGACGATTACCGGCGCGTGCTGGAAACCTACTCGGCGCGCCTGTTGCCGGTCATCGACTGGGTGCCCACCGAGACCGGCAACGTCCACGTGCGCAACGACACGGGCGATTTCTACCGCTTCTTCGATGCGACGCCCCAGGCCGAGTTTCTTTACAGCTGTGTTGAGCGGACCATCGAGCAGGATGTACCCGATGAGGCTGCCTTCCTGCGGCAATACGATGCGTTCAGGAGCGAAGTGACGGCCATGGTCGACATGCCGGATCACACAGTGGACCTTCTTTTTCGCTTTCTGCGACAAGGGGATGGTCGCCTGTCCAGGCGGGCGCGCGAACGGGAGTTCGCCGCGCTGACGGATGCGGAGGCGGCCCGGGTGGAGGCGGTCTACGAACGGCTGTTCAGCGAGGCTTAG
- a CDS encoding transposase-like zinc-binding domain-containing protein, with product MRRCSDLRLMARLARPSCGGTVMRARRFKALMASLADITEAQPGELRQGLGEAHEQRQSILVIEEALPIGCHHCASERAVRNGTRLGIRRWLCPECGRSGTATTVCAHNAEPLFTDSTFGNHFSRASVNFHGSGVQRQ from the coding sequence ATGCGGCGCTGTTCTGATTTGAGGTTGATGGCTAGGCTTGCCCGCCCCTCATGCGGGGGGACGGTGATGAGGGCACGGCGGTTCAAGGCGCTCATGGCGTCTCTGGCGGATATCACGGAGGCACAGCCCGGGGAGCTGCGCCAGGGTCTGGGCGAGGCGCACGAGCAGCGCCAGAGCATCCTGGTCATCGAGGAGGCGCTGCCCATCGGCTGCCACCACTGCGCGAGCGAACGCGCGGTGCGCAACGGCACGCGGCTCGGGATCCGGCGCTGGCTGTGCCCGGAGTGCGGGCGCAGCGGCACCGCGACCACCGTTTGTGCACATAACGCAGAACCCCTTTTCACAGATTCTACGTTTGGGAACCATTTTTCACGTGCTAGTGTCAATTTTCACGGCAGCGGCGTGCAGAGACAATAA
- a CDS encoding MTH938/NDUFAF3 family protein codes for MTIETLGSGKDFKLWPGGGRAWDWNETGTRHVPGIQPADVRELLEHGATTVVLSRGMWKALRTMRETRVLLDARGVTVHIAETNEAARIYNELVERGDAVGGLFHSTC; via the coding sequence ATGACAATCGAGACGCTCGGGTCGGGAAAGGACTTCAAGCTATGGCCGGGCGGTGGCCGGGCGTGGGACTGGAATGAAACCGGCACCCGCCACGTCCCCGGCATCCAGCCCGCCGACGTCAGGGAGCTGCTCGAGCACGGGGCGACAACCGTCGTGCTGAGCCGCGGCATGTGGAAGGCGCTGCGGACGATGCGCGAAACGCGGGTGCTCCTGGACGCACGCGGCGTAACCGTTCACATCGCGGAGACCAACGAGGCCGCTCGGATCTACAACGAGCTGGTCGAGCGCGGCGATGCCGTTGGCGGGCTCTTTCACTCCACGTGTTGA
- a CDS encoding type II toxin-antitoxin system VapC family toxin, translated as MRRLLLDTHTFLWWLSADPSLGERARAAIADPRNQVFVSAATGWEIAIKRAIGKLCIEDEDLDSIVEEEGFNHLPITFHGTQAGTLPQHHKDPFDRMLVAQAQAEGLTILTADTEIPKYGVQHLPAHS; from the coding sequence GTGAGGCGCTTGTTGCTCGACACTCATACGTTCCTGTGGTGGCTCAGCGCGGACCCGTCTCTTGGCGAGCGTGCCCGGGCGGCCATCGCCGATCCCCGCAACCAGGTGTTCGTCAGCGCGGCAACCGGCTGGGAGATCGCGATCAAACGGGCTATAGGCAAGCTATGCATCGAGGACGAGGACCTCGACAGCATCGTCGAGGAGGAGGGGTTCAACCACTTGCCGATAACCTTCCACGGCACGCAGGCCGGCACATTGCCACAACACCACAAGGACCCGTTCGACCGCATGCTCGTCGCCCAGGCACAAGCCGAGGGGCTGACCATCCTTACCGCGGATACCGAAATCCCCAAGTACGGTGTTCAGCACCTCCCTGCTCACTCATAG